In Aegilops tauschii subsp. strangulata cultivar AL8/78 chromosome 3, Aet v6.0, whole genome shotgun sequence, one genomic interval encodes:
- the LOC109738468 gene encoding uncharacterized protein gives MASAASSWVILGKAPRVTAADADADLPPGADLSLALPAPPRIALLTIPPRIFPGRTASDNYPSVVAVDPTGLILFHADQGRATGPTIIDTPRHQKFCWRSFVAGYFVLDATTASALPLPEPELILHAGHLGLISSPGGGGHYMVVELQPILGGEHGTLLRFSSDVGEWVSKGIHIPLPFRQLAPNGAVSY, from the coding sequence ATGGCGTCCGCCGCGTCGTCGTGGGTCATCCTGGGCAAGGCGCCGCGGGTGACggccgccgacgccgacgccgacctCCCTCCGGGCGCCGACCTCTCCCTCGCGCTGCCGGCGCCCCCGCGCATCGCGCTCCTCACCATCCCGCCGCGCATCTTCCCGGGTCGCACCGCTTCCGACAACTACCCGTCCGTCGTCGCCGTCGACCCCACCGGCCTCATCCTCTTCCACGCCGACCAGGGCCGCGCAACGGGCCCCACCATCATCGACACCCCCCGCCATCAGAAGTTCTGCTGGCGCTCATTCGTCGCGGGCTACTTCGTCCTTGACGCCACTACCGCCTCCGCCCTTCCCCTCCCCGAGCCCGAGCTCATCCTGCACGCGGGCCACCTCGGCCTCATCTCCTCCCCGGGGGGTGGCGGCCACTACATGGTCGTTGAGCTCCAGCCCATCCTCGGCGGTGAGCACGGCACCCTCCTACGCTTCTCGTCCGACGTCGGAGAGTGGGTCAGCAAGGGCATCCACATCCCGCTTCCTTTCCGGCAGTTGGCCCCCAACGGCGCGGTCTCGTACTAG